One Hevea brasiliensis isolate MT/VB/25A 57/8 chromosome 5, ASM3005281v1, whole genome shotgun sequence genomic region harbors:
- the LOC110667650 gene encoding uncharacterized protein LOC110667650: MATGFVPLSISGGSQLKAHELWFSKSNSFVKTTKLVVQRKSNQVGNRKLSVRAEYNDGSRGSGSDFVAGFLLGGAIFGTLAYIFAPQIRRSLLNEDEYGFRRAKRPIYYDEGLEMTRQTLNAKISQLNSAIDNVSSRLRGGNSSPPMPVETDPEVEVSM; encoded by the exons ATGGCGACCGGTTTCGTTCCTTTATCAATCTCAG GTGGATCTCAATTGAAGGCACATGAGCTTTGGTTCTCAAAGTCCAATTCATTTGTAAAAACAACAAAACTGGTAGTTCAAAGGAAGTCAAACCAGGTGGGAAACCGCAAGTTGTCTGTTCGTGCAGAATACAA TGATGGTAGTAGGGGCAGTGGCAGCGATTTTGTTGCAGGATTTCTTTTAGGAGGCGCCATATTTGGAACTTTAGCTTATATTTTTGCTCCTCAG ATAAGAAGATCCCTGCTGAATGAAGATGAATATGGGTTCCGGCGGGCCAAGCGACCAATATATTATGACGAAGGTTTAGAG ATGACCAGGCAGACCTTGAATGCAAAGATCAGCCAACTGAATTCTGCTATCGACAATGTATCTTCACGTTTGAGAGGCGGCAATAGTTCACCTCCTATGCCTGTCGAAACTGATCCTGAGGTAGAAGTTAGCATGTGA